The following proteins are encoded in a genomic region of Arachis ipaensis cultivar K30076 chromosome B02, Araip1.1, whole genome shotgun sequence:
- the LOC107627759 gene encoding protein FAR1-RELATED SEQUENCE 5-like: MVKQAFSGVTLDPRMLENLLVFIPKVESPMEVSLSDGNGELLGTDNEADVESNPKDMCGQHVADEDLGEYENVARLDVEDIKRMHWDSVDAAYEFYRRLGMCHGFGVRKGDSGKDCSGNLIRYRFFCNKKGLKDGRHNDQVDRRRAHKPETRTNCEAKLSIYFDKTERCWKVRKVVTEHNHDLTPASMVHLIANHREMTDATKAQIDGLRASGIATSKIVGYMAGMAGGYSLLGFLKKDVYNYTDRTRCANISNGDANAAVVYLEGKAGSNPMSVARYSVTKEETLTNLIWADGARRVDYQHFGDVLAFDSTYKKNKYKKPLVIFSGSNNHKQTTIFGFGLLFDECQFLQVDVRKSA, from the exons ATGGTTAAGCAGGCATTCTCCGGTGTTACTCTTGATCCAAGAATGTTGGAGAATTTACTGGTTTTTATTCCAAAGGTTGAATCACcg ATGGAGGTGTCTTTAAGTGATGGGAATGGTGAGCTCCTGGGTACCGACAACGAGGCTGATGTGGAATCGAACCCAAAGGACATGTGTGGTCAGCATGTGGCAGACGAGGATTTGGGTGAATATGAAAATGTCGCTAGATTAGATGTGGAAGACATAAAGCGGATGCATTGGGATAGTGTTGATGCCGCTTATGAGTTTTACAGGAGGCTGGGAATGTGTCATGGATTCGGCGTCAGGAAGGGTGATTCAGGCAAAGACTGTAGCGGAAATTTGATTAGATATAGATTTTTTTGTAACAAGAAAGGGTTAAAGGATGGGAGACACAACGACCAAGTTGATAGACGGAGGGCACACAAACCTGAGACACGGACCAATTGTGAGGCTAAGCTCTCCATATACTTTGATAAAACTGAGCGTTGTTGGAAGGTGCGGAAAGTCGTGACAGAACATAATCACGACTTGACGCCCGCATCGATGGTCCATCTGATTGCCAACCATCGTGAAATGACCGATGCAACAAAGGCTCAGATTGATGGGTTGCGTGCTAGTGGCATTGCCACATCGAAGATTGTTGGATACATGGCTGGAATGGCTGGTGGGTACTCGTTGTTGGGTTTCTTGAAGAAGGACGTGTACAACTACACCGACAGAACCCGGTGCGCTAACATATCGAATGGCGATGCAAATGCAGCTGTTGTTTATTTGGAGGGAAAGGCTGGTTCGAATCCCATGTCAGTTGCTAGATATAGTGTAACAAAAGAAGAAACGCTGACAAATTTAATTTGGGCCGATGGAGCTAGAAGAGTTGATTATCAACATTTTGGAGATGTGCTGGCCTTCGACTCGACATATAAGAAAAACAAGTACAAAAAACCTCTTGTGATTTTTTCAGGGTCTAACAACCACAAGCAAACCACGATTTTTGGGTTTGGTCTATTATTTGATGAGTGTCAGTTCTTACAAGTGGATGTTAGAAAATCTGCTTGA